In the Silvanigrella aquatica genome, AATGTCATCTCTGTAATCTTTTACTTTTGAATTTAAATTTAAAATTTCATATAAACTAGGCTGTGAAGGGATATATAGGGAGTAGCCAGCAACTTCAGCGCCTAATTGAAGTAACCACTGTGTTAGCCAAGATCCTTTAAAACCTGTATGTCCAGTAATAAACACTTTTTTATTTTTATATAAATTTTGGAAAGGCATTTCTAACTGCAACTTTTTCTCCTTTATTATTCTTTAGGAATGGAATCAGATTCTATCCAAAAATCACTTGAAATTTTTGTTAACACATTCGTATTCCAAGGTACTCTTATTCCAAACATTTGGATAATATCGCCCATAATAGCCAATATATATTGCATAAAAAATGGGATCCAAACAAGCCTAGGTTTTTTATTTATCAAATTTCCAAAATATAGGACAAGTTTTTCTGTGGAGATGGGTTCAGGATCTGCGATGTTCAATATTTTATTTTTTACATTTTCGTTTAAAATGGAGTGACTTATAAAATCAATCATTCGATTTATGGAAAGAAAGCTTCTTTTGTTTTTTAAGTTTTTTACAGGAAGTGGAGTTCCTTTTTTTAGATAATTAATAATGCTTGCTATATTACCGGTATTTTCACCATCTGAATCATTATACATTACAGAAGGTCTAAGTATTGTCCAATTTATAGATGTATTATGAAAGCTTTTTTGAATCATTTTCTCAGCTTCAAGTTTTGATTTGCCATATTCTGTATCAGGAAGACATTCATCATTTCTATTCAATGGCATTCTTTGAAATTTGCCGTAAACTAAAAGTGAACTTATAAATATAAATTGTTTAATATTGTTTTTACCTTGTAATATTTCACTTATTAATGCTTCTGTTCCCTGGATATTATCTTTTATAAAAAGATTATTTGAAGTTTCATTTAGTTCCATTTGATGAACTCTTCCTGCAGCATGAATAATAACATCGCAATTATTTAGTGCTTCAGTCCAAACCTCTTTAGGTTGTAGGTCTTTTATTTGAATCCATTGCATTAAATTAAATTCTTCATCTTGAGGGTGATACAATCGATAAGTACCTATGACATTAAATCCTTCTTTTATAAGAAATTTGCATAGCTTTTTTCCAAGAAAACCAGTTGCACCTGTTACAAGTATTTTAGTCATAATTAAAATTTCCAATTAAGAAATAGATTCTATTTGATTTTTTAAGGATTTAATGTGATATTTTGTTAAGAAAATTGTTAATATTGTTAAATATAAAAAAATCAAACTAAAAAAATTAAAAATATTCACATTTTTTGCAATAAAACTAAATATAAGATTTAACATTAGTTGCAATGAAAAAAATAAAATTGTGGTTTTAAAATGTGTAAATCCTTTTTTTCTAGAGATGATTTGATATATGTGTAATTTGTGTGCTTTATTGATGGGTATTTTTGTTATTAATTTAGCTAATATCATTGTAGCGCAATCGAGAAAAATAATATGTGAAAAAAATATCCATGTCATTAAAATATAAAAAGGGGTTAAATGATTAATTAAATTATTTGTTTTTTGTTCGTTGAATATATAAAATGAAGATAATAAAAATATAGTAGATAAGAAGAATCCTAAAAATGTACTACCTGTATCTCCTAAAAAAATATTTCTTTTAATTATATTCCTTCTTAGGAAAAAAATAATTCCGCCTAAGGTTGGGATTGAGATAATAGAAAAAGTAAGAATAAAATTACTCTTAATTTGTAATGATTGATATGAAAATATTATTATTGATATTGTAGAAGCAATAAATTGAAATGAAATGTAACCATTAATTCCGTCAGCAAAATTATAAAAATTGATTAAACTCAAAGAGAAAATAAACCAAAATATTATAATAACAAATATCGAATATTCAAAGTATATACTTGAGAAAAACATATAAAAAATAAATGAATTTAAAAGTATACACAATATTTGACTAAGGAATCTTTTTTTTGCAGTTAATCCTTTTATATCATCGATGAATCCGACTAATGAAATAAAACAAGATGAAATGCAAAGCAATAGTGATATGTGCCATGGCAATAGTTTTTGCATTGCGAGAATAATAAAAGAAAAGGAAGCAAATAAAAAGAATATTGCCCCCCCTCCTCTAGCTGTTGGTATTGTATGACTTGATCGGTTATTTGGAATATCAATAATTAGTTTTTTTAGTTTAGTTTTAGAAAGTAGAAAATTCCATATTTCTTGCATTACGCCACATACAAAAAAAAGTACAAGTAATAAATATATGAAATTTTCTTGACTCTGCATTTTATTTAACCTGAAATTTCTGTTTGTGCTGCAGTTATACTTGACGTATCTATTTCTTGTGGATGATTTATTTCTAATTGGTTCTTGTTTAGATAAGGGCTAAAATTAAAGGGTAGTTTACTTTCTTTTTCATATTGATTTATTAAAGAAAAGATTAAATGCTTTACTTCTGAATCGTTATCTCGTTGAGCATAATTTAAAATATTTTGAATTGAATTTATTAAATTCTTATCTATTTGAATTATGTCTGATATTCTTGAATAATCTGGGGTTACTTCTTCTAAATTTTCAAACTCAAAATGTAATTCTTCAAAAAGTTTTTCCCCAGATCGTAAGCCCGTGTATTTAATTATAATATCTTGATCAAGTTTTTTACCCATTAATTGGATAATATCTTTTGCCATATCTACTATTTTGATTGGTTTTCCCATGTTTAGTATAAATATTTCACCAGAATTTTTTGATGTTGCAGCTTGTAAAACA is a window encoding:
- a CDS encoding NAD-dependent epimerase/dehydratase family protein gives rise to the protein MTKILVTGATGFLGKKLCKFLIKEGFNVIGTYRLYHPQDEEFNLMQWIQIKDLQPKEVWTEALNNCDVIIHAAGRVHQMELNETSNNLFIKDNIQGTEALISEILQGKNNIKQFIFISSLLVYGKFQRMPLNRNDECLPDTEYGKSKLEAEKMIQKSFHNTSINWTILRPSVMYNDSDGENTGNIASIINYLKKGTPLPVKNLKNKRSFLSINRMIDFISHSILNENVKNKILNIADPEPISTEKLVLYFGNLINKKPRLVWIPFFMQYILAIMGDIIQMFGIRVPWNTNVLTKISSDFWIESDSIPKE